A window of the Nitrosococcus wardiae genome harbors these coding sequences:
- a CDS encoding TonB-dependent receptor yields the protein MFHQNNKWRVLRNINFLFVGCALPGSVLAQNISDESVGLEPVVVTATRTETPISELTRSVTVISEQEIQQQASLDRNLGDVLAKTVPGLGPSTEAISTFGQTLRGRDYLVLIDGIPQSTPLRSTSRDLNTIDVDAIERIEVIRGGTAAYGFGAAGGLINIITKKPSKEPLAGYSQAGVRLSTEHLDDSVGWETTQRISGTRQNIDYLVSGTFAQRGGFFDADGDRIPPDPIGVQGGLADTDSYNILGKLGFNFDDDRQRLQVTVDHFNIEQDTDFTFGLGDPERGIKTPAVPGSFNVADPGTENTLVSMDYINRDLAGSHVDIKAYYGDLTARFAKFPGFAQTEIQSEKYGTRLTIDTPLNLRDYYFGVIWGIDYLQDETVQAGIDGPTIVPNMQQEAIAGFLELELPLSDIGLLRGGFRHEQISVDIDDIVNRGGTFIQGGTLDYGKTLFNASAVFYLTDYLEVFGSFSQSFSVADIGRAIRDANPSITSAGQLESEAQEVDNYEIGLRGGKGPLQASVAGFYSESDNGTTFDRDLNIVKQPERIWGVEGALAYRFNPQWNTGGTVSWAEGEVDLDDDGDFEEDLPSTRISPVKLTGFVEYSPQPWWDNRLQVLYIGDRSPDSTQFGGGDVETYTIVDLTSRFAVGPGYLSVAVENLLNEDYFTLISQASQTPYGFAKAPGRTVAVSYALSW from the coding sequence ATGTTTCATCAAAATAATAAGTGGCGTGTTTTACGGAACATCAATTTTTTATTTGTAGGTTGCGCACTTCCTGGCAGCGTGCTTGCGCAGAATATTTCGGATGAAAGCGTAGGGCTAGAGCCGGTCGTGGTCACGGCGACCCGCACTGAGACACCTATTTCCGAACTTACCCGCTCGGTCACGGTGATTTCGGAGCAGGAAATACAACAGCAAGCTAGCCTGGACCGAAATTTGGGCGATGTTTTGGCGAAAACCGTGCCTGGCCTCGGTCCTAGCACAGAAGCCATCTCCACTTTTGGCCAAACATTACGCGGTCGTGATTATCTGGTGTTGATTGATGGCATTCCCCAGTCCACCCCGCTGCGATCGACCAGCCGCGATCTCAACACCATTGACGTGGATGCTATTGAGCGTATCGAGGTCATACGTGGGGGTACCGCGGCCTATGGATTCGGCGCGGCTGGGGGGCTTATCAATATCATTACCAAGAAACCTTCTAAGGAACCTTTGGCAGGTTATTCCCAAGCCGGCGTGCGTCTTTCCACTGAACACCTTGACGATTCCGTTGGCTGGGAAACGACCCAGCGTATTTCCGGCACGCGGCAAAATATCGATTATTTAGTGTCTGGAACATTTGCCCAACGTGGCGGCTTTTTCGATGCCGATGGGGATCGTATTCCCCCGGACCCGATCGGGGTTCAGGGCGGCTTGGCCGACACCGATTCCTATAATATCTTGGGCAAACTCGGGTTCAATTTCGATGATGATCGTCAGCGCCTGCAGGTAACGGTTGACCATTTCAATATCGAGCAGGATACTGATTTTACTTTCGGTCTCGGTGATCCGGAGCGCGGTATCAAGACACCCGCTGTTCCCGGCAGTTTCAATGTGGCTGATCCGGGTACCGAAAATACCCTTGTCAGTATGGACTACATTAACCGTGATCTAGCCGGCAGCCATGTAGATATCAAAGCCTATTATGGGGATTTGACCGCGCGCTTTGCGAAGTTTCCCGGTTTTGCCCAGACTGAAATTCAATCCGAGAAATACGGTACCCGCCTGACCATTGATACGCCTCTGAATTTGAGGGATTACTATTTCGGTGTCATCTGGGGTATCGATTATTTGCAAGATGAAACCGTGCAGGCAGGCATAGATGGTCCTACGATCGTTCCCAATATGCAGCAGGAGGCCATTGCCGGTTTTCTGGAACTGGAACTGCCATTGAGTGATATCGGTCTGCTACGCGGCGGCTTTCGGCATGAGCAGATTTCGGTCGATATCGACGATATCGTCAATCGCGGGGGCACGTTTATCCAAGGTGGTACCCTAGACTACGGCAAGACCTTGTTCAACGCTAGCGCCGTGTTTTATCTGACTGATTATCTCGAAGTATTCGGTAGCTTTTCCCAGAGTTTCTCGGTGGCGGATATCGGTCGCGCCATTCGGGATGCCAACCCCTCAATCACCAGTGCCGGTCAACTCGAATCCGAGGCTCAGGAAGTCGACAATTATGAAATTGGCCTGCGTGGCGGTAAGGGTCCGTTGCAGGCCTCCGTTGCCGGTTTTTACAGTGAGTCCGATAACGGTACGACCTTTGACCGTGATCTGAATATTGTGAAGCAGCCTGAGCGCATCTGGGGTGTGGAGGGCGCGCTAGCATACCGTTTCAATCCGCAGTGGAATACCGGCGGTACGGTGAGCTGGGCGGAAGGGGAAGTCGATCTCGATGACGATGGCGACTTTGAAGAGGACCTGCCCAGCACCCGCATTTCTCCGGTGAAATTGACCGGTTTTGTGGAATACAGTCCTCAACCCTGGTGGGATAACCGCTTGCAGGTGCTATACATCGGTGATCGGAGTCCCGACTCGACCCAATTCGGTGGTGGCGATGTCGAAACATACACCATCGTCGATCTCACCAGTCGCTTTGCGGTGGGGCCAGGCTATTTGAGTGTGGCGGTGGAAAATTTGCTGAATGAAGACTACTTCACTCTTATCAGCCAGGCCTCGCAGACGCCGTATGGTTTTGCCAAAGCCCCAGGCCGTACAGTCGCTGTCAGTTATGCCCTGAGTTGGTAG
- a CDS encoding multidrug ABC transporter permease/ATP-binding protein, with the protein MKLIRLLLAERRWAFAGVVFLSLLSALLSVGVIAFVNQHMLQSADDVSGLLLQFAALLGLLLITATGARTALHMLGHQFVYRLRCKLVKQVLDTDIERLEVLNGSRIIAALSTDIRNVTIAFVHLPEMVYGLALSLAALAYLAALSLPLFTMTALWLGILLLAGGYLIGRINHYIRCVRENDDYLYGDYQSIIEGRKELALNRYRAQRLYEEEFERNAQAYRDHVTRADIYNGLAGNVANTMVLGLIGIIFYLALGLGWAEMSVATTYGLTILFLRTPLIGALAGMPALIAANVSLNKLESLALTPYRASFESISPAFSGCRRISLQGISYHYEHTGEQGFSVGPLDLTLERGELVFLIGGNGSGKSTLARLLTGLYRPQAGKLYVDGAEVSADDWQAYRHLFSSVFTDFHLFQRLLTGEGQDVPIEQVDHWLQRLGMQHKVRHSNGRLSDTRFSQGQRKRLALLMMMLEQRDFLVLDEWAADQDPQFRRFFYRQLLPELRIAGKSIVAITHDDHYFDGADRILKMDGGQLIELDGDERARVSVDAVRAISTA; encoded by the coding sequence ATGAAACTCATTCGCTTATTGCTTGCAGAAAGACGATGGGCGTTTGCCGGAGTGGTTTTTCTCAGCCTGTTGAGTGCCCTATTGAGTGTAGGAGTGATTGCGTTTGTAAATCAGCATATGCTGCAGTCTGCAGACGATGTCTCCGGGTTGTTGCTGCAATTCGCGGCATTATTAGGGCTATTGTTAATTACGGCGACTGGGGCCCGGACGGCTTTGCATATGTTAGGGCATCAGTTTGTGTATCGCCTGCGGTGCAAATTAGTTAAGCAGGTGTTAGATACCGACATCGAGCGGCTTGAAGTGCTCAATGGCTCCCGTATTATCGCGGCCCTAAGCACGGATATACGCAATGTGACCATCGCTTTTGTGCATTTGCCAGAAATGGTCTATGGCCTAGCGCTCAGCTTGGCGGCGCTCGCTTATTTGGCGGCGCTATCTCTGCCCTTGTTCACGATGACAGCCCTGTGGTTGGGTATTTTGCTGTTGGCGGGCGGATACCTGATTGGACGTATCAATCATTATATTCGTTGTGTCCGTGAAAATGACGATTATCTTTACGGCGACTATCAGTCCATTATTGAAGGTCGTAAGGAGTTGGCTCTCAACCGCTACCGCGCTCAACGCTTGTATGAAGAGGAGTTCGAGCGGAATGCGCAGGCATACCGGGATCATGTCACCCGTGCCGATATTTATAATGGGTTGGCCGGTAATGTGGCCAATACGATGGTACTGGGGCTAATTGGCATTATTTTTTACTTAGCGTTAGGTTTGGGCTGGGCGGAGATGAGTGTGGCCACGACCTATGGGTTGACGATACTGTTTCTGCGCACGCCGCTAATTGGTGCGCTGGCGGGGATGCCCGCACTAATCGCCGCTAATGTCTCATTGAACAAGCTGGAGTCGCTGGCGCTAACCCCTTATCGGGCCTCCTTTGAATCGATTTCCCCTGCTTTTTCTGGTTGCCGCCGTATTTCTTTGCAGGGCATTTCCTACCACTATGAGCACACCGGCGAGCAGGGTTTCAGTGTCGGGCCACTGGATTTGACCTTAGAACGGGGAGAGTTGGTCTTTCTCATTGGGGGCAATGGCAGTGGCAAATCCACATTGGCGCGCTTGCTGACGGGGCTCTACCGGCCGCAGGCAGGAAAGCTTTATGTGGATGGTGCTGAGGTAAGCGCGGATGATTGGCAAGCTTATCGCCATCTCTTTTCCAGCGTGTTTACCGATTTTCACCTGTTCCAGCGCCTGCTAACGGGAGAAGGTCAGGACGTGCCTATTGAACAGGTGGATCATTGGCTGCAACGTTTAGGGATGCAACACAAGGTGAGGCACAGTAATGGTCGGCTTAGTGATACCCGCTTTTCCCAAGGGCAGCGTAAGCGGTTGGCACTGTTGATGATGATGCTTGAGCAGCGGGATTTTCTGGTGCTTGACGAGTGGGCGGCCGATCAAGATCCCCAATTTCGACGTTTTTTCTATCGTCAGCTGCTACCGGAGCTGCGTATCGCCGGCAAGTCTATTGTCGCCATTACCCACGATGATCATTATTTTGATGGGGCGGATCGGATTCTTAAGATGGATGGTGGTCAGCTCATAGAATTGGATGGTGATGAACGAGCCCGAGTGTCAGTCGATGCGGTTCGGGCAATCAGTACCGCCTAA
- a CDS encoding MbtH family protein, protein MSIDHEDTQFEVVVNDQDQYSIWPTYHPIPEGWQSVGVKGNRQTCLQYISETWVDMRPRSLREALEQ, encoded by the coding sequence ATGAGTATCGATCATGAGGATACCCAGTTCGAAGTAGTTGTGAATGATCAGGACCAGTACAGCATTTGGCCGACATATCACCCTATTCCCGAAGGCTGGCAGTCAGTCGGTGTCAAGGGAAATCGGCAAACCTGTCTCCAGTATATCTCTGAGACTTGGGTGGATATGCGCCCGCGGAGCCTGCGTGAAGCGCTGGAGCAGTAA